In Buchananella sp. 14KM1171, the genomic stretch CTGCTCCATCACCTTGATGGCAGTCTGAACACGGTCAGCACCGAATACGCGCTTGGTGGTCTCCACCGGCGCCGGCTTGGCGAAGGTGTGACGCCACTCGGCAGTGGCACCCTCAGCCAGCACGTAACCCTCGGTGGCCTCAGCAACCACCACGGTCTCCACGCCACGCTTGACGTTCGTGACCTCACCGGAAACAACCTGGCCATCAATCTTGTAAACCACACCAGCAACGGCAGGAATCACAATCTTGTCGCCAGCCTCACCGTCCGGGTCAACGAACTCCACCGCCTGCGGGGTGACCACAGTGGGCTGCGGGGTAGCCGCAGCGAAGGTGTGACGCCACTCGGCAGTGGCACCCTCAGCCAGCACGTGACCCTCAGTGGCCTCAGCAACCACCACGGTCTCCACGCCACGCTTGACGTTCGTCACGTCACCGGAAACAACCTGGCCATCGATCTTGTAAACAACGCCGGTCAGCGTCGGGATCACGATCTTGTCGCCAGCCTCACCGTCCGGGTCAACGAACTCCACCGCCTGCGGGGTGACCACAGTGGGCTGCGGGGTAGCCGCAGCGAAGGTGTGACGCCACTCGGCAGTGGCACCCTCAGCCAGCACGTAACCCTCGGTGGCCTCAGCAACCACCACGGTCTCCACGCCACGCTTGACGTTCGTCACGTCACCGGAAACAACCTGGCCATCGATCTTGTAAACAACGCCGGTCAGCGTCGGGATCACGATCTTGTCGCCGTCCTCGCCGTCCGGATCAACGAAACGTACAGGCACCGGTGCAACCACAGTCGGCTGCGGCGCCACCACTGCGAAGGTGTGGCTCCACTCGGCGGTAGCTCCGTCAGCCAAGATGTAGCCGTCGGCTGCCTCAGCAACCACCACGGTCTCCACGCCACGCTGAACGTCGGTGATCTCACCAGTAACCACCTCGTCGTTGATCGTGTAAACCACACCCTCAACGGTCGGGATCACGATCTTGTCGCCATCAGCGGTGGCGTCGTTGTCCACGAAGGTCGGCGCCGCCGGCGTCACCGTCTGCAAGGCGGTCTCGGAGGGCAGCTCGATGCGAATCGGAGCAATGTACTCCGCGTTGATGCCGGCGCTGCCGGTGCGGCGAGCCTTCCAGCTCGTGTTGAAGACGACGTAGCCCGCCTCCAGATCCTCTGCCTTCACCGTGTACTTGGGGTAGCAGGTGTAGCCGTCTTCACCGTGGACATTGTTCCAACCACAGCGGTCAGTACCGCTGCCGGAGGCGTAGGTACCCGTGAAAGTGGTCAGACCGTCACCGGCAACCGCCTCAACGTTGTAGCGGTTAGCGCGGAGTTCCTGACCCTTAACGCGGATCGGGATAACGATCACCTCGCCCACCGTGTAGTTCTCCTTGGGCTGGAACTTAGTTGTGTCCAACGTGGCATTGAACGGACGCAGGATAACCCGCTTGCCCTCGGGGACAGTGGTGGAGAGAACCACCGTTCCCTCCCGTTCAGTGGTGGCATCCCATGAGCTTTGCGAAACGAAGTAGCCCCGTTCCATGTCCTCGGCAGTCAGCGTGTGGAACGGTGCGTTAGCGGCGTTCGAGGCGCAGGTGTATGAGGCATTCGGCTCCAAGTTCGCCCAACGACAGTTCGGAGCAGCAGGCGGGGCGAAGTTAGAAAAGTTCCCACTACGCGGGTAGGAGGTAACTCTACGCGTGGAGGAGTTCGTTACCCGGAAGGTCCAGCGCAGCTTGTCACCCACAGAGTAGGTGTTCTCGTCAGCGTCGTTGGCCTTAACCACGGAGTGCAGGCCGTTGTCCACCACGGTCAGGTGAGAAACCGCCACATCGGAGAGGCTGTATAGCGTCACCTCGGCAAGCGAGGTCCACTTGTTCAGCTGGTCACCGTAAGTTCCCTTAGAAACAACCTTCACGAAACGCACGTTCGCGCCATTGAGCGGGACGATGCGCGCAGCCTTGGAGGTGTCCCAGGTGCCTTCAGAAACCTTGGTCATTCCCTCCTGCGTCTCGCCAGCCCAGATCTCGTAGTCCTTGATCTGACCGTTCAAAGACGCGTCCTGGCGGGGCAGGATGCTCAGGTGCACGCCCTGGTGAACCGCGCCGTAGTCAATCGTGATCTGGTGGGGCAGCGGCACCGGGGAGGTCCAGGAGGTGTGCCAGGAGGTGTTGGGCCTGCCGTCCACCGCGTTTGCGGCCGCGTCAGAGGAAGAGTTCTGCTGCGAAGAGTGGGACACAACGGTCACGCCGTCCGGTGCCACCGGGACGACCGGGAACTCGCCCTCACGCAGAATCACGTTGAAGGTGACCTGCTTGGAAGAAGAGGAGCCATCTACGGTGAAGACAACCTGGCCTGTCGCCTGGCCCGCGTTTGCGTACGGGTAGGGCTTGGCAGACACGTTGACGGTGGTGGACTGGCCAGCCTCCAGGTTCGTCACCTCTGCGGTGCCAAAGGTCCAGCCGCTCAGGCCGGTGATGGTCACGCTGCCGGACGCCAGAGCGCCGGGGCCGGGGTTGGTGATGGTGACCGGAACCTGCACAGTCTGGTCACGGTGGATGTCAATCGGGGTGGTCCCCACGGACGCTGCCGCACAGGTTCCGCCCAGCCAGTCCATGTTGAAGCGAGCGAAGGTGATGTCGTTGTTCTCAGCTTCGTACAGGATGCCGATGTTGCCATCGCCCAGCACGCTCATCACCGAGTAGGCCATCGCGCCGTCCTTGAACTGCTTGGCAGCGGTCCAGGTCTGGCCGTCGTCACAGGACAGCTTGATGGTGCCGTTGACGCGGCTGGAGCGGTTGGCGCTGTTGGAGAACAGCAGCATCTTCGCCTTCGGGTCGTCCGGCTGCGCGTTCGGGAAGGGGCGGATGATGGAGGCATTGTTGCCCGGGTCCACCAGCTGCGGGTCGCGCTTGTAGGAGCCCCAGGTCTGGCCGCCGTCCTGCGAGACGGCCACGTAGCGGTCGCCGTGGCGGGTGGTCTGGCGGGAGTTGATCATGACGGAACCGTCAGAGAGTTCTACCAGCTTGTTCTCGTCGAAGTTGTCGCCCAGCGGCTCGCCGCGGTGCCAGGTGGCGCCGTCGTCGTCGGAGTAGAGCACCACAGCGTGCTTCTGGCCGTTCTTGTTCCACACGGAGTACGGCTGCAGCAGGCGGCCCGCGTGGGTGCCGTGGAGGAGCTGGATACCGTTGCCCGAAGTGGCGAACCTACCCTTCCACTCGTTCTCGTGCCCCTTCGTGATGGCATCCGTGACGAAGACCGGCTGCCCCCAGGTGTGTCCGCCGTCGGTGGACTTGACGTAAACGGCGTGCAGCACGTTGCGGTTGCTCGGATCGGTACCGAGCTGAGAGCCCCAGATGCCCTGGTCGTAGGACTTCACAAAGAAGGAGTAGACGTGACCGGTCTTGCGGTCCACGATCAGGGACGGGTCGGAGTAGCCGTGCCGCGGCGCGGCGGGCTGCCCCGCCGCCGCCACAGTCTGGGCACCGAAGGTGGTGCCGTTGTCGGCGGAGGTCTTCTGCACGATCGAGTTTGGCTCGGGAGAGTCCCCGCAGTTGTTCGGGCGGCCGTCCCACTGCGCGATGATCTCACCGTCGTTGTTGGTGGCCAGGGCCGGAATGCGGTAGCAGCGGAATCCTCCCTCTCCACCACGGGCCAGCACCTGCTTGTTCTCGGAGACCGTGGGGTCCACCGCAGCGCCGGAACCGCGCTCGTCAGCGTCGAAGGCCTTGAGTTGGCCAGCCGGAATCGGCGTCACACCGGGGACTGCCGCCGCTGGACTCACCACCGAACTGGGGTCAGTGTCTGGCGAGGCACTAGCTACAGAAGCAACTATCGGTGGCACAAACAGCGCCAAAGTGGCGCCGAGAGCCAACGGCCGCCAGCCGGGGAACATGCTGAAGCTCATTGGAATCCTTACTATTGGGCGTCATTGCCAGGGATATACATGAGCCTAGAGGGTCTTTTCATTTCAGGCAATCTCCTTCCAGACTGGGTGGTGGCCACCCCAACGCCGCCCGGTGTTTTGCCCAACAACGCAAGGAATGGCGCCTCCGCTCAGTCCCCAGGAGGACCGTTACGTCACTGCTTTGCCCTTGTGTCGCGTTATCGTTTGCCCATGCCCCCTACGCTCACCCCGAAGCAGCAACGCAAACAAGCGCTCCAACGCCGCCAGACGATGATCTACGGCGCTCTTCTAGTGGGGATGTCTGCGGTTGGGGTGGGTTCCTTCCTGGTTGCCACTGGCGCGATCCAGGGCCCGTTTGACGTTGGCTTCACCGGAGAGGAGCGCCCCTACCCCGGTTCCGTAGTGCCCTGCCCACCGCAGGACGCCACTGCCCTGCCGTACGGAGAGATCACTGTCAACGTCTACAACGGCTCTCCCCTCACGGGTCTCGCCACACTCGTGTCCTCCAACCTGGAGGGTAGAGGTTTCACTGTCGAGCAGTACGGTAACTACATCGAGGAGTCCTACCCCGGCACCGTCCTAGTCCAGAGCGGCCTGGAGGGTGTGCGAGCCGCCTACACCGTGGCGCAGCTCTTTGACGAACCAGTAATCAATGTTGACGCTCGCCCGGGGGCAACGGTGGAGATAGTGCTAGGCAAGAAAATCACCTCCATGAACGACGTTGCCTCCCCCACTGCCGAATCGACGCCGCCCCCCTTGCAGCCAGCGCGCGGCTGCGTCCCATTCGAGAGCCTGACCGCTGAAAAGCTCCCACCCATCCGGGTCCTCACCGCTATACAGCCTTCAGAGACCGCCACGCCGGCAGAAACCACTAAGGCGGAGTAGCGCTTCTTCGAATCGAATACGGCTCGGGGTGGCCCCACCTTTCGGTGGGGCCACCCCGAGCCGTTTCCTGAGCTCAGGCGCCTAGCTACCTACCCAGCAGCAGGCCCTCGATGCGGGACTGCACTTGAGGCTGGATCACCTTGGTTCCACCAAAGAAGTAGACGGTCCCAGTCGGGCGAATATCCTTGATCACCTCGAAGGTCGGCTGCGGCAGGCTGGCTGCCCGCACTAGGTGCAGCACTCCCCCCTGCCGGGCCAGCAAGGTGGCACCGGTGAGGGCGTCGGGATAATTCTCGCCCGATGCGAATCCAACCTTGCCAGCGTTGGGAGCGAATCGGCGGGCCAGCTTGGCGGAGGTGTCATAGCGGTCGGCCCCAATGAATACATCGAAAGCACCCATCTGCCCCAGGGAGCTGGTTGCAGCCTTGGCGGCCTTGCCACCGACGGCGTAGAGCTCCTTCTGCTTGGCGTTGGCATTCAGGTAGGTGCGGGTCTCAGCAGGGACCTTTTTGCCGTCAGTCAGCAGGATTACCGCGTCCTTCTTGGCCGCGATGGGGGCCGCTGACAGGGCGTCGGCGAAGTTGGTGCCATCCACCAGGAACACGCCACGGGTCTGGCCGCCCTCACCGGTACGCAGCTGGTCCGTGCGTGCCGCGATCTGCGCAGCAGTTGCGAAGCGGTTAGCGCCACCGAGCCGGATCGTCTGGATTCCCAGGCCCTGCACCTGGCTTTCCACCCGCTGGCTCAAAGAACCGGTCCCACCAACCAGGTAAACGGTCTTGATGCTGTTGACCGCGAGCGCCCGCGAAACCCTTGCGTCCAGGGCGCCTGCCGGGTTGAGCACCACCGGTGCGTCCAACTCTGCCGCTAGCGGCACCGCCGCCAGGCTATCTGCGTACGAACCGCTCGTGGCAAGTACTACCACCCCAGACTTAGTGGGATGCTCCGCCCAAATTGCCAGGGAGGTGACCACGCGGTCGGGGCCGGCCAGTCGCTTGCCGCGCACCGGCTCCGGCGTGGCCGTAGTGGAAACAGACGGCTCCGGCGTCGCGGTAGTGGAAACAGACGGCTCCGGCGTGGCCGTAGTGGAAACAGACGGCTCCGGCGTGGCCGTAGTGGAAACAGACGGCTCTGGCGTCGCGGTAGTGGAAACAGACGGCTCCGGCGTCGCGGTAGTGGAAACAGACGGCTCCGGCGTGGCCGTAGTGGAAACAGACGGCTCTGGCGTCGCGGTAGTGGAAACAGACGGCTCCGGCGTCACAGCAACTGCGTAGGTGTGACTCCAGGAAGCCTGTGCCCCCTGAGCCAGCTGGAAGCCCTCTGCAGCCTCAGCGGTGATAACGGTTGCCTGGCCGCGCACCGGCACCGCCACCTCCCCGGTCACTGCCTTTCCATTCAGCTTGTAGACCACGCCCTCCACACTCGGAATGGTGATCTTGTCCCCGTCGATGCCCTCGGGGTCGTGGAACGTCGGCGCCAATGGCGTGACGATTTGAAGCTCCCTGTCCACCCGCACCGGCTTGGGCAGACTCAGCTGGCCCTTGGAAGGGGACTTAATGGTGGCAACGTAGTCGCCGCCAGTGGCGTTGGCCGGGATGAGCACCGGGATCCGGGCCTGCCCGTCGGCGCTAACCCGCCCCACGGCAGTCAGCACCTTCGCGCCATTGGCGAGAGTGACCTCCACGTCCTCGCCAGGCGTGGCGCCTTCAAGCACCACCACTGCACTGTTGCCAGGCTCGGCGATGTGCGGGGCCAGGTGGGTGGCCGCAAACTGCGTCACCTGGTCGGGAAGGGGCTGCGGGGTCACCTCGAACGGGACCCGCCAAGAGTCAGCAACATCCACATCCAAAGCGTCAATATCGAATTCGGCGGCCACCTTCACGCTGGAAGGGATCTGCAGGCGCAGCTTGTTGGCAGCAGGATCCTTCATGCGGGCGGACTTCTTCTCCACGCCGTCAATGAACCACTTGTAAGTGCCATCGCCGGGCAGAACCAGGCTCACGCGCAGCGGCTCGTTGGCCCGGTAGGCCATATCCGTGGTAGCCCAGGTGCCGTTGTCGGTGTAGGCCAGCTTGCCGGTATCCGCCAGGGACACGAAGGCAGCCGGGCGCTCATCCTGGGTGAGCAGGTGGATACCCAGCGCCGCGTCGAGCTGCTTGGCGGTCACGGTGAAGCTGACCACCTTGGGGGCGGCGTTTCCGAGCGGAATGACCACCTTTGTGGTCGGCGGGTTGTTCATTGCGCTGCGGGAAAGCCTGAGCAGGCGGTTGTCTGCGTCCGTCACCACACCAGGTGTGGGGTTCTGGGAGCGGGTCCAGCCGGCGGGAACTGCGCCCTCGTCAACCTGCTCGAAGTCCTGCCCCCACCCGGTGGGCGGGTTGGTCCGAGCCACCGTCAGCTCAACCGGGCTGGCCGCCACCGGCGTCTCGCCAGCGAATGCGGAGGCAATGAGAGC encodes the following:
- a CDS encoding cell wall-binding repeat-containing protein — encoded protein: MTPIPAGQLKAFDADERGSGAAVDPTVSENKQVLARGGEGGFRCYRIPALATNNDGEIIAQWDGRPNNCGDSPEPNSIVQKTSADNGTTFGAQTVAAAGQPAAPRHGYSDPSLIVDRKTGHVYSFFVKSYDQGIWGSQLGTDPSNRNVLHAVYVKSTDGGHTWGQPVFVTDAITKGHENEWKGRFATSGNGIQLLHGTHAGRLLQPYSVWNKNGQKHAVVLYSDDDGATWHRGEPLGDNFDENKLVELSDGSVMINSRQTTRHGDRYVAVSQDGGQTWGSYKRDPQLVDPGNNASIIRPFPNAQPDDPKAKMLLFSNSANRSSRVNGTIKLSCDDGQTWTAAKQFKDGAMAYSVMSVLGDGNIGILYEAENNDITFARFNMDWLGGTCAAASVGTTPIDIHRDQTVQVPVTITNPGPGALASGSVTITGLSGWTFGTAEVTNLEAGQSTTVNVSAKPYPYANAGQATGQVVFTVDGSSSSKQVTFNVILREGEFPVVPVAPDGVTVVSHSSQQNSSSDAAANAVDGRPNTSWHTSWTSPVPLPHQITIDYGAVHQGVHLSILPRQDASLNGQIKDYEIWAGETQEGMTKVSEGTWDTSKAARIVPLNGANVRFVKVVSKGTYGDQLNKWTSLAEVTLYSLSDVAVSHLTVVDNGLHSVVKANDADENTYSVGDKLRWTFRVTNSSTRRVTSYPRSGNFSNFAPPAAPNCRWANLEPNASYTCASNAANAPFHTLTAEDMERGYFVSQSSWDATTEREGTVVLSTTVPEGKRVILRPFNATLDTTKFQPKENYTVGEVIVIPIRVKGQELRANRYNVEAVAGDGLTTFTGTYASGSGTDRCGWNNVHGEDGYTCYPKYTVKAEDLEAGYVVFNTSWKARRTGSAGINAEYIAPIRIELPSETALQTVTPAAPTFVDNDATADGDKIVIPTVEGVVYTINDEVVTGEITDVQRGVETVVVAEAADGYILADGATAEWSHTFAVVAPQPTVVAPVPVRFVDPDGEDGDKIVIPTLTGVVYKIDGQVVSGDVTNVKRGVETVVVAEATEGYVLAEGATAEWRHTFAAATPQPTVVTPQAVEFVDPDGEAGDKIVIPTLTGVVYKIDGQVVSGDVTNVKRGVETVVVAEATEGHVLAEGATAEWRHTFAAATPQPTVVTPQAVEFVDPDGEAGDKIVIPAVAGVVYKIDGQVVSGEVTNVKRGVETVVVAEATEGYVLAEGATAEWRHTFAKPAPVETTKRVFGADRVQTAIKVMEQGKFGKTAVLASGRNYADALAAGPLAAAVNGPVLLTSAPALEADVLSAMLKADIEKVYITGGTSSVPAVVERALKRAGITVVRLGGSSRFETAQLITGEVNRLAPIKRVFVVDGLSYADGLSAGAVASLADAAIVLSNGDQIDRSTQIFLQRFNGDVVAVGYRSAGALTNAGWIAGQNLRVIGGEDRYATALRLAEAYAPDAKNVVLVSGQGYADALSGAALAANRDGILLLTGQGALPNSVVQYLSKHKPAEVTILGGTGVVNGRVEGHVRSLLK
- a CDS encoding LytR C-terminal domain-containing protein codes for the protein MPPTLTPKQQRKQALQRRQTMIYGALLVGMSAVGVGSFLVATGAIQGPFDVGFTGEERPYPGSVVPCPPQDATALPYGEITVNVYNGSPLTGLATLVSSNLEGRGFTVEQYGNYIEESYPGTVLVQSGLEGVRAAYTVAQLFDEPVINVDARPGATVEIVLGKKITSMNDVASPTAESTPPPLQPARGCVPFESLTAEKLPPIRVLTAIQPSETATPAETTKAE
- a CDS encoding cell wall-binding repeat-containing protein → MTITPQGTAAAPITVTDYGEGPERAGINAGGARWALQIENPKYVTVENLELQAPGDNRSMRRGLSVVGTDAGELPHFTARNLYIHNVGGYMPSTTNAEPWAFVGKGPNAAGGIIVETLGSATPTYFTDLVLAGNVIEDVQRQGIYFWSNWCRRPELRRWEDKCHAAFTPNRNVLVTGNRLTNIGGDGIVLHNIVGGVAEHNRLDRFNTGVRAYNAGIWMANAENIVLQYNHVSGGVGNTLDSNAFDIDHASKNVVVRYNLSHNNQGGFLLVCPDPYTAQGYGGLNHFAVHNNVSIDDEARTFMHGCGGSLQGGVIANNTFYYSKGIPRTTVWSDANGASPQVTIVNNLFYAEPGAAVNFVKPADGLIINNNHFTNISAPAGATNNVAGSAAFSGTVGELNPYAYQLATAPTGKSVAWNYLDWAGKLRDYAGRPYSAAGAELGAFQPPLAQPLVTAAGPGEAQTCRVSLTPKAQLRIESGTAVSAAFDASSTCHRDLDVQVGVAGAVGLSGDYVQAQIPAEGSAEVTVPLNLAPAVHDGTYALIASAFAGETPVAASPVELTVARTNPPTGWGQDFEQVDEGAVPAGWTRSQNPTPGVVTDADNRLLRLSRSAMNNPPTTKVVIPLGNAAPKVVSFTVTAKQLDAALGIHLLTQDERPAAFVSLADTGKLAYTDNGTWATTDMAYRANEPLRVSLVLPGDGTYKWFIDGVEKKSARMKDPAANKLRLQIPSSVKVAAEFDIDALDVDVADSWRVPFEVTPQPLPDQVTQFAATHLAPHIAEPGNSAVVVLEGATPGEDVEVTLANGAKVLTAVGRVSADGQARIPVLIPANATGGDYVATIKSPSKGQLSLPKPVRVDRELQIVTPLAPTFHDPEGIDGDKITIPSVEGVVYKLNGKAVTGEVAVPVRGQATVITAEAAEGFQLAQGAQASWSHTYAVAVTPEPSVSTTATPEPSVSTTATPEPSVSTTATPEPSVSTTATPEPSVSTTATPEPSVSTTATPEPSVSTTATPEPSVSTTATPEPVRGKRLAGPDRVVTSLAIWAEHPTKSGVVVLATSGSYADSLAAVPLAAELDAPVVLNPAGALDARVSRALAVNSIKTVYLVGGTGSLSQRVESQVQGLGIQTIRLGGANRFATAAQIAARTDQLRTGEGGQTRGVFLVDGTNFADALSAAPIAAKKDAVILLTDGKKVPAETRTYLNANAKQKELYAVGGKAAKAATSSLGQMGAFDVFIGADRYDTSAKLARRFAPNAGKVGFASGENYPDALTGATLLARQGGVLHLVRAASLPQPTFEVIKDIRPTGTVYFFGGTKVIQPQVQSRIEGLLLGR